From a single Loigolactobacillus coryniformis subsp. coryniformis KCTC 3167 = DSM 20001 genomic region:
- a CDS encoding Lrp/AsnC family transcriptional regulator has translation MDATDRKILNLLQENARTSLKDLAQQAFISAPTAATRLNHLEQTLLHGYQAQVDYKALGYVIKAYVSLDLSPTEKPEFYRFVAGTPNVLECDCITGQYSMIMKVIYRSTEELDDFINHLQQFGRTTTQIVFSNVVADRGMQIEDQEH, from the coding sequence ATGGATGCAACGGATCGGAAAATATTGAATCTTTTACAAGAAAATGCCCGTACCTCACTAAAAGATCTCGCTCAACAAGCGTTCATCTCAGCGCCTACTGCTGCGACACGTTTAAATCATTTAGAACAAACACTACTGCACGGTTATCAAGCTCAAGTCGATTACAAAGCACTAGGATATGTAATAAAAGCTTACGTTAGTCTAGACTTATCACCAACCGAAAAGCCTGAGTTTTATCGATTTGTTGCTGGTACACCCAACGTTTTGGAATGCGACTGCATCACTGGCCAATATTCAATGATCATGAAAGTCATCTATCGTTCGACTGAAGAACTAGACGATTTCATCAATCACTTACAACAATTTGGCCGTACCACTACCCAAATTGTTTTTTCCAACGTTGTCGCCGATCGTGGCATGCAAATCGAAGATCAGGAACATTAA
- a CDS encoding aldo/keto reductase, which translates to MKFVDLGRNGLNASAVSLGLMRVNGLADDAAAVKVLETAVNSGINFFDNADMYGKGECEARFGRALRQSSIKREDILIQTKVGILDHAYDFSKQHLIEAVDGSLQRLGVDYVDSLLLHRPDALIEPEEIATVFDQLQNAGKVRQFGVSNMNPSQVELLQPSLNQKLIVNQLQFGIMHTGPIDAGLHVNMTDPRSVDHDGGIIEYSRLHDMTIQAWSPFQYGFFEGVFIDNPKFQELNDELQKLADKYHVTKNGIAVAWILRHPAQMQVILGSMNQERIAQMAAGADVKLTHQEWYDVYLAAGNNLP; encoded by the coding sequence ATGAAATTTGTTGATCTTGGTCGTAATGGCTTGAATGCGTCAGCTGTGTCCTTAGGGTTAATGCGTGTCAATGGTTTAGCTGATGATGCTGCGGCAGTAAAGGTTTTGGAAACAGCAGTGAACAGCGGCATTAATTTCTTTGATAACGCTGATATGTATGGTAAAGGTGAATGTGAAGCACGTTTTGGTCGGGCTTTACGGCAATCAAGCATTAAGCGCGAAGATATTTTAATTCAAACTAAGGTTGGTATCTTAGATCATGCTTATGATTTTTCCAAGCAACATTTAATTGAAGCGGTGGATGGCAGCTTGCAGCGCTTAGGCGTTGATTATGTTGATTCATTATTACTTCATCGGCCAGATGCCTTAATTGAACCTGAAGAGATCGCTACCGTATTTGATCAATTACAAAATGCCGGTAAGGTACGTCAATTCGGGGTCAGCAATATGAATCCTAGTCAGGTAGAATTATTGCAGCCTAGCTTGAATCAAAAGCTGATCGTTAATCAGTTACAATTCGGGATTATGCATACTGGACCAATCGATGCTGGTTTACATGTTAACATGACAGATCCGCGGAGCGTTGATCATGATGGCGGTATTATTGAATACTCACGGTTACATGATATGACGATCCAAGCATGGAGCCCATTCCAATATGGTTTCTTCGAAGGGGTCTTCATTGATAATCCTAAGTTCCAGGAATTAAACGACGAGCTACAAAAATTAGCAGATAAGTATCATGTGACTAAAAATGGGATCGCTGTTGCATGGATCTTGCGTCATCCCGCGCAGATGCAAGTGATTCTTGGCAGCATGAATCAAGAACGTATCGCGCAAATGGCAGCTGGTGCTGATGTTAAGTTAACGCATCAAGAATGGTATGACGTTTACTTAGCTGCGGGTAATAATTTGCCATAA
- a CDS encoding type 1 glutamine amidotransferase, producing MTKTIKIAYLYEDLMNTYGDSGDVKILSYLLKQQGFTTQVDDVSIDTPEFNAQDYDFLFFGGGQDFEQTVVAKDLLRHKQTIADYIEASKPMLAICGGYQLLGDYYEISDGTVIKGLGILPLHTIFKADARMIGDTEFETEWGTVKAFENHSGRTYFDDPEKLKPLGKMVTGYGNNPDDGVEGMRYKGTIGSYSHGPLLKNVNVAQALVKQIIANHEARLAAEPV from the coding sequence ATGACTAAAACAATTAAAATCGCCTATCTTTACGAGGATCTAATGAATACTTATGGCGATAGTGGTGACGTTAAGATTCTTAGCTACTTACTTAAGCAGCAAGGCTTCACCACTCAAGTTGATGATGTTAGTATCGATACACCTGAATTTAACGCGCAAGACTACGATTTTCTCTTCTTCGGCGGTGGTCAGGACTTCGAACAAACCGTCGTTGCTAAAGATTTGTTACGCCATAAGCAAACAATTGCTGACTACATCGAAGCAAGCAAACCAATGCTAGCAATTTGTGGGGGTTACCAACTGCTAGGTGATTACTATGAAATCAGTGATGGCACAGTCATCAAAGGGTTAGGCATTCTCCCCTTACACACTATATTCAAAGCTGACGCCCGAATGATCGGTGATACTGAATTTGAAACAGAATGGGGCACCGTTAAGGCTTTTGAAAATCATAGCGGCCGCACTTATTTTGATGACCCGGAAAAATTAAAGCCTCTGGGAAAAATGGTCACTGGTTATGGTAATAATCCCGATGATGGTGTTGAAGGGATGCGCTATAAAGGAACGATCGGTAGTTATTCTCACGGTCCGTTACTAAAAAACGTTAATGTTGCGCAGGCATTAGTTAAACAGATCATTGCTAATCACGAAGCGCGTTTAGCTGCAGAACCAGTTTAA
- a CDS encoding zinc metallopeptidase, translating to MFFWDPTYILVIIGLLISMAASAYVNRTFRRYDTVRSRSGVTGTDAARYILQQSGINDVAVQEISGDLTDNYNGQTKILSLSNSTAQSTSVAAIGVAAHECGHAVQDQRNYIPMRIRTAIVPAANIGSTLSFPLILLGVILGMNHTLINIGIAAFSLALLFQVVTLPVEFNASRRAIRILASGGILAADEVPMVRRVLTAAALTYVAAALSTFLQLLRLIILFGNNDRD from the coding sequence ATGTTTTTTTGGGACCCCACCTATATTTTAGTTATCATTGGCCTGTTGATTTCAATGGCCGCTTCTGCCTATGTTAACCGTACGTTCCGCCGATATGATACCGTCCGCAGTCGTAGTGGTGTGACTGGAACCGACGCGGCTCGCTACATTCTGCAGCAATCAGGGATCAACGACGTCGCTGTCCAAGAAATTTCCGGTGATCTAACCGATAATTACAACGGTCAGACGAAGATCCTTAGTTTATCCAACTCAACCGCACAGTCTACGTCCGTAGCCGCGATTGGTGTGGCGGCTCACGAATGTGGCCACGCAGTTCAAGATCAGCGCAACTATATTCCTATGCGGATTCGTACTGCAATCGTACCTGCAGCTAATATTGGCTCTACGCTATCGTTTCCCTTAATTTTGCTAGGTGTAATTCTAGGGATGAACCATACGTTGATCAATATTGGTATCGCCGCGTTCTCCTTAGCGTTATTGTTCCAAGTAGTCACCTTGCCAGTTGAATTCAACGCTTCACGTCGTGCGATTCGGATTCTTGCTTCCGGCGGTATTCTCGCCGCAGACGAAGTCCCAATGGTTCGCCGTGTATTAACTGCTGCCGCCTTAACTTACGTTGCAGCAGCTTTATCCACCTTCCTACAATTATTGCGCCTAATCATTCTTTTCGGCAACAATGATCGCGATTAA
- a CDS encoding serine hydrolase domain-containing protein, translated as MKRRFIILISLVLGLSLSAGSVQAALKAATVTKIAQQLKKQHFTGTVLIVRNGHTVLQRSYGYANFAKLQRNSAASTYQLASVQKVFTAVLFMQLVETGKVQLNTPLSQYYPQIKHSNQITLRQMLDMNSGLFTTTEPQKMLSDRQLIKFAVKYVQVKQIGQHNYEPVNYLLLTGIIEQITGQSYQHLVQKRLLQPLKLHHTGFVLDGFKQETHAALAYQTKITFLPYLFRVHTTRVAVKRKLGTGNMYSTASELFRLEQAIQQGRLLKPASIATLFNATDGSYRGGLCNYRHFLLVMVLKMVTSLI; from the coding sequence TGAGTTTAAGCGCCGGCTCCGTTCAGGCGGCGCTAAAAGCAGCCACAGTCACTAAGATTGCCCAACAACTCAAAAAGCAGCATTTTACCGGCACCGTTTTGATTGTTCGTAACGGACATACCGTGCTGCAACGGAGCTATGGCTACGCCAATTTTGCTAAATTACAGCGTAATTCAGCGGCTTCAACTTATCAATTGGCGTCAGTGCAGAAAGTGTTCACCGCTGTTTTATTCATGCAGCTCGTGGAGACTGGTAAGGTTCAGTTGAATACTCCGCTAAGTCAATATTATCCACAGATCAAGCACAGTAACCAGATCACATTGCGCCAAATGTTGGATATGAATTCGGGGTTATTTACGACGACTGAGCCACAAAAAATGTTGTCTGATCGGCAATTGATCAAATTTGCGGTTAAATACGTTCAGGTCAAGCAGATTGGGCAGCATAATTACGAGCCAGTGAATTATTTGTTGTTAACAGGGATCATTGAGCAAATCACGGGTCAAAGTTATCAGCACTTAGTCCAAAAACGCCTATTACAGCCACTAAAATTGCACCATACCGGCTTTGTATTAGATGGCTTTAAACAAGAAACGCATGCGGCGTTGGCTTACCAGACTAAAATTACTTTTTTGCCGTATTTGTTCCGCGTCCATACGACTAGGGTGGCGGTAAAGCGCAAATTGGGTACGGGTAATATGTACAGCACCGCCAGCGAATTATTTCGCTTGGAACAAGCAATCCAACAAGGCCGCTTACTAAAACCAGCTAGTATAGCGACCTTATTTAACGCGACTGATGGCAGTTATCGCGGTGGTTTATGCAATTACCGCCATTTTTTGTTAGTCATGGTGTTGAAAATGGTTACGAGTCTAATTTAG
- a CDS encoding gamma-glutamylcysteine synthetase, producing the protein MRNLIVNPQQIALLQQSRLGVEVEEHRINNSGHLSQAPHPTDLGSRRFHPYFQSDFAESQAEIITDPHTSMTILSQQLATLQAIFTHALQPNELIWPLSLPPEVSPADLTFIANNFERPAYQDYRDYLLEKYGIQHAIATGSHVSFSLPTALLAGQSVAARNQLYFHIVQNFMLARWILTYLFGATPQAAPNYFSTLPTALAQPVRSIRNSEYGFTNTTSENVRYTSLASYLHDIDAAIATGQLYSQHEFYGPVRLKKQSKLNDLLTEGIDYLEFRVFDLDPFSADAISQTTLRFFKVFISYLAVRPLPDDLAAALAHAQQRNRQVALEAPERPSAFTNELQAWLQQLTDFSHSWPTDYRQAVTIIAQRASQPELTPSARIMYAASQQSLTAFALAQATLHRQQQQQQIPPEAAPLNADQQQLLIAAYQLGLRVKHRNTTIQLCGQHSAVELTEIQLNGTKATTKLQQLFPELL; encoded by the coding sequence GTGCGTAATCTAATAGTAAATCCGCAGCAAATAGCCTTACTCCAACAAAGTCGTTTAGGCGTTGAAGTTGAAGAACATCGTATCAATAATTCTGGCCATCTAAGTCAAGCGCCCCACCCAACCGATTTGGGTAGTCGCCGTTTCCACCCTTACTTTCAATCTGACTTTGCCGAAAGCCAAGCTGAAATCATTACCGATCCACACACTTCAATGACAATACTTAGCCAGCAACTCGCAACTTTACAAGCAATTTTTACTCACGCTTTACAGCCCAATGAGTTGATCTGGCCACTTTCACTGCCGCCAGAAGTTAGCCCGGCTGACTTAACTTTTATCGCAAATAATTTTGAACGTCCAGCTTACCAAGACTACCGCGACTATTTATTAGAGAAATATGGTATCCAGCATGCGATCGCCACTGGTAGTCATGTTAGTTTTAGTTTACCGACTGCGTTACTGGCTGGGCAATCTGTCGCTGCACGCAATCAGCTTTATTTCCATATTGTGCAAAATTTCATGTTAGCCCGTTGGATATTAACTTACTTATTTGGTGCCACCCCGCAAGCTGCGCCAAATTATTTTTCTACACTACCAACTGCGTTAGCACAACCTGTTCGCAGTATTCGCAATAGTGAATATGGTTTTACTAATACCACCTCTGAAAACGTGCGTTATACGTCGCTAGCTTCCTATCTACACGATATTGACGCTGCTATTGCCACAGGCCAACTTTATTCACAGCACGAGTTCTACGGCCCTGTACGGCTAAAAAAGCAATCCAAATTAAATGATCTACTTACTGAAGGAATCGATTACTTAGAATTTCGTGTTTTTGATCTCGATCCATTTAGTGCGGATGCGATCAGTCAAACAACTTTGCGTTTTTTCAAAGTTTTTATCAGCTACTTAGCAGTACGCCCCCTACCAGATGATTTAGCGGCTGCGTTAGCCCACGCACAACAGCGTAATCGCCAAGTAGCTTTAGAAGCACCGGAGCGTCCTTCTGCTTTTACCAATGAATTGCAAGCTTGGCTACAACAACTCACCGATTTCAGTCATAGTTGGCCGACTGACTACCGGCAAGCCGTCACCATAATTGCGCAGCGGGCTAGCCAACCTGAATTAACACCCAGTGCCAGAATAATGTACGCTGCCAGTCAACAATCATTAACTGCTTTCGCCTTAGCCCAAGCCACACTACACCGACAACAGCAGCAACAGCAAATCCCCCCTGAGGCAGCACCGCTTAACGCCGATCAACAGCAGTTATTGATTGCCGCTTATCAACTAGGATTACGGGTTAAACACCGCAATACCACTATTCAACTTTGTGGGCAGCATTCAGCAGTTGAGCTGACCGAGATCCAATTAAATGGCACCAAAGCGACAACCAAGCTGCAACAACTATTTCCAGAATTACTATAA
- a CDS encoding SDR family oxidoreductase has product MTTFIVGAHGQIGQLLTKQLAATGETVLAGIRDTKQADTLSALGGQPRQFDLTALPQEQAAAFKDVDNVVFTAGSGGATGYDGTLEIDLDGAVKTMIAAEQAGVKRYVIVSALYADQRDKWAQTRIEPYYVAKYYADEWLQHRTQLNYTILRPGALTNDAGTGKISLQPTLASSKKIARADVAAAIVAVLSKPQASGQIYDLVSGTTPIEQAF; this is encoded by the coding sequence ATGACAACTTTTATTGTTGGTGCGCATGGCCAAATTGGTCAACTATTAACGAAACAATTAGCAGCTACCGGTGAAACTGTTTTGGCGGGGATTCGTGATACTAAGCAAGCTGACACTTTAAGCGCGCTTGGTGGGCAACCGCGGCAATTTGACTTAACTGCCTTACCTCAAGAACAAGCTGCGGCGTTTAAAGATGTGGATAATGTTGTGTTTACCGCCGGTTCTGGTGGTGCGACTGGTTACGATGGCACTCTAGAAATCGATCTGGATGGTGCCGTTAAAACGATGATTGCGGCTGAACAAGCGGGCGTTAAGCGCTACGTGATTGTTAGTGCCTTGTATGCAGACCAACGGGACAAATGGGCGCAAACTAGGATTGAGCCATATTATGTGGCTAAATACTACGCTGATGAATGGTTGCAACATCGAACACAATTAAATTATACGATCTTGCGGCCAGGCGCTTTGACCAATGATGCTGGTACCGGTAAAATTTCGCTGCAACCAACATTAGCTAGCAGTAAAAAGATTGCCCGCGCCGATGTTGCGGCCGCCATCGTGGCTGTTTTAAGTAAACCACAAGCTTCGGGGCAAATTTACGATTTAGTAAGTGGAACAACACCAATTGAGCAGGCATTTTAG
- a CDS encoding MarR family transcriptional regulator, producing MDKINYFKQVIEPTLLQIATTTASNSSFEQEWLLKRLKTTPEWQKVLSNLPLLSLHTLADIGKNQPINGTELTAHLQVSKGAISKTVNKLIKFELIDKFKRTDNRKEVYYSLTDKGQQLNYAHQQLHLQLDQQMQQLLAQYQPEQLELVARFVKEIQDLHNAPIVQD from the coding sequence ATGGATAAAATCAATTACTTTAAACAAGTGATCGAACCAACATTACTGCAAATTGCGACCACCACCGCCAGCAATAGCTCTTTTGAACAAGAGTGGTTATTAAAGCGCTTAAAAACCACACCGGAGTGGCAGAAAGTACTGAGCAATCTGCCATTACTCTCTCTGCACACACTAGCCGATATTGGCAAAAATCAGCCGATCAATGGCACTGAACTCACTGCCCACTTACAAGTATCCAAAGGCGCGATTTCTAAAACCGTCAATAAGCTGATCAAATTTGAACTGATCGATAAATTCAAACGGACCGATAATCGTAAAGAAGTTTATTACTCGCTAACCGATAAAGGCCAACAATTAAATTACGCTCATCAACAATTGCACTTACAACTTGATCAACAAATGCAGCAACTGTTAGCTCAGTATCAACCCGAGCAGTTGGAACTTGTGGCTCGTTTTGTCAAAGAAATCCAAGATTTACACAACGCACCAATCGTGCAGGATTGA
- a CDS encoding MazG-like family protein — protein MDNLWQTIKQLSQQEPKTLEQQAIKLSEEVGEAAEALLSMEGVSGDGYKQLSVADTKEEYVDVLLVTFALLEKLGTTDAELADLLQRKLAKWQDKQV, from the coding sequence ATGGATAATCTATGGCAAACGATCAAGCAACTTTCGCAACAAGAACCAAAAACATTGGAGCAACAAGCCATTAAATTAAGTGAGGAAGTGGGCGAAGCAGCTGAGGCCCTACTTTCAATGGAAGGCGTTTCTGGCGATGGCTACAAACAGTTATCTGTCGCCGATACCAAAGAAGAATATGTCGATGTGCTACTAGTCACTTTTGCCTTACTGGAAAAACTAGGTACTACCGACGCTGAACTAGCCGATCTACTGCAGCGCAAACTGGCTAAATGGCAGGACAAACAGGTCTAA
- a CDS encoding TcaA 3rd/4th domain-containing protein — protein sequence MNRLSQLKMNTHLFATDLGDLGAGEFFCPNCGAPIMTSDKKCANCGYDLIAYREGRPQPAPTSAKTSQASSAATESAAPSAAAVASTAKSVAVTSQIAESTESAEVTDSAESAVTSAPSAPDSALPDVDERVIESAASAAAILSSIQADENPEEIIAKLRAATQQLVPDDLGQPASAQPQSSASLSSRREAHIADKTKDISDIVDQVRAATDSAQPREHLSPDDITLESTASSAAQPATRMARHEKTAESAAENEPYQAPRAVTPEERAAASMQQADEADEPTTSESEAPVKPAIEKAESESAEKIRPKKSKRKWWIIGIIVIVILLGAFLFGQHYFSRDAQLDRAFAVLATNNPSRVSQVMTSSDADLRLTPGNSRPFIRFTKANPQYLKTSKAQLKKANATKDGTLGFVKEGHHFIFTAYQLTIAPTYRTIATDLPSPSIYLDGQNVTAKKPAATQKIGPFIPGTYTLKVTAQTDDKTLSRTVHATFLTADAQTIDLTLKPVTPVVHSNVANATVYVNNQNKGTLQNGQLTLPALTWEANSKLHLETKIAGETVKTKAVTLTKAAKQNIQADFTTVPTTAQAQDLLTRLYTTASSATNANNANDTAALAAYFKNGTDAAAYKKLATFITQARASNSNIDHTDFKVQVDQVLTKNNQTTVDFSVTYTTSYVQTSGLQTRVQTYRYTGAHLTSDTKNLQVIDFGDNEQKIADNNAN from the coding sequence ATGAATCGATTGTCACAGTTAAAAATGAATACACATCTTTTTGCGACGGACCTTGGGGACTTAGGCGCTGGGGAGTTTTTCTGCCCTAATTGTGGTGCACCGATCATGACCAGCGATAAAAAATGTGCTAATTGTGGTTATGATTTGATTGCTTATCGTGAAGGGCGTCCGCAACCGGCGCCAACGTCAGCAAAAACTTCCCAAGCGTCGTCAGCTGCGACTGAAAGTGCCGCACCTTCGGCAGCAGCAGTAGCCAGTACTGCTAAGAGTGTTGCGGTCACCAGCCAGATAGCTGAATCAACCGAATCAGCAGAAGTAACTGATTCGGCTGAATCTGCGGTAACTTCAGCACCAAGCGCGCCAGATAGCGCGCTACCTGATGTTGATGAGCGCGTGATCGAGAGCGCAGCTTCAGCGGCCGCTATTCTATCCTCAATTCAGGCAGATGAAAATCCAGAAGAGATCATTGCTAAGTTGCGCGCAGCTACACAGCAACTGGTACCTGATGATTTAGGTCAGCCCGCTAGTGCGCAGCCACAATCCAGTGCTTCATTATCGAGTCGGCGTGAAGCGCATATTGCCGATAAAACGAAGGATATCAGTGATATCGTCGATCAAGTACGCGCAGCCACTGACAGCGCGCAGCCACGGGAACATCTTTCACCTGATGATATTACGCTTGAATCAACAGCTTCCAGTGCTGCACAACCAGCAACGCGGATGGCGCGTCATGAAAAAACAGCAGAATCGGCCGCGGAGAATGAACCTTATCAGGCACCACGAGCGGTTACGCCCGAAGAACGGGCCGCAGCTTCCATGCAACAGGCTGACGAAGCTGATGAACCAACAACTAGTGAAAGTGAAGCACCCGTTAAACCTGCAATCGAAAAAGCTGAGTCAGAATCAGCAGAAAAAATTCGACCTAAGAAAAGTAAACGTAAATGGTGGATCATTGGTATTATTGTGATCGTCATCTTACTTGGCGCTTTTTTATTCGGCCAGCATTATTTTAGCCGGGATGCCCAGTTAGATCGTGCCTTTGCGGTACTCGCCACTAATAATCCTAGCCGTGTGAGCCAAGTCATGACAAGTAGTGATGCTGATCTTCGTTTGACGCCAGGTAATAGTCGTCCATTCATTCGTTTTACCAAAGCCAACCCGCAATACTTAAAAACAAGTAAAGCGCAGTTGAAAAAGGCGAATGCAACTAAGGATGGTACCCTGGGATTTGTCAAAGAAGGGCATCACTTTATTTTTACTGCGTACCAGTTGACGATCGCTCCGACTTACCGGACGATTGCCACTGACTTACCTTCACCATCGATTTATTTAGATGGGCAAAATGTAACGGCTAAGAAGCCAGCTGCAACGCAGAAAATCGGGCCGTTTATTCCCGGGACCTATACGCTGAAGGTTACCGCGCAAACCGATGATAAAACCTTATCACGGACGGTACATGCAACTTTTCTAACAGCCGACGCACAAACGATCGATTTGACGTTAAAGCCCGTGACGCCGGTGGTACACAGTAATGTGGCCAATGCAACTGTATACGTCAATAATCAAAATAAGGGCACGTTGCAAAATGGACAGTTAACTTTACCTGCTTTAACATGGGAAGCTAATTCGAAACTACATTTAGAAACAAAAATTGCTGGAGAAACCGTTAAAACTAAAGCGGTGACGCTAACTAAAGCAGCTAAGCAGAACATTCAGGCTGATTTTACAACTGTACCGACAACGGCACAGGCACAAGATCTACTAACTCGCTTATATACAACGGCTAGTAGTGCAACCAATGCAAATAATGCCAATGATACGGCTGCTTTAGCAGCTTACTTTAAAAATGGCACCGACGCTGCAGCGTATAAAAAGTTAGCAACGTTTATTACGCAAGCCCGTGCAAGCAATAGTAATATCGACCATACTGATTTTAAAGTTCAAGTTGATCAAGTCTTGACGAAGAATAATCAGACTACCGTCGACTTTTCAGTTACTTATACAACCAGCTATGTGCAGACATCAGGCTTGCAGACACGGGTTCAAACCTATCGTTATACTGGTGCGCATTTAACTAGTGATACAAAGAATCTGCAAGTGATCGATTTTGGTGATAATGAACAGAAAATAGCTGATAATAACGCCAATTAA
- a CDS encoding helix-turn-helix domain-containing protein, translating to MDFEQMMLNDRAYQYFRIYSTLISMRARVYSINDIAQRVDLPYPKAYKLTQGLVDELALIDPKADSLIADNGSLDTTNLTVDLNTLRYHLISNQLPYQAIYYLITEDEPSIDDFCKRYETSRATVFRKIKPLNDQLHNFGLHFTFSHMNIVGDERKTILFLFCIFRLATEGVIWPFGEHLQTIALKVRDQFMTRIQVPSEWENSDVFPLILAIASLRMRQGNYVEDDERYKILIDNNENYDPRLLDSELISQRHYPDLTNDRKQAMLHFGYQLLNILPVFRKVDRYLQTTLDYCYSRNNIVWQFATEFLNYMQEKSFRMPNRLVLDKVLVGNVINVALTGYVFDGVMPTLSIIANSERNILTGGYDYADLYHEIGTYIDNLPEKYADFHGDREQMVQSLYHLLLPVYAEYKEEYHIRVGLMVPGDSMLYRRYLDLYSGFNYIDIEPYDATDFADYDLIFTSSISFYLDVKNHADKRVCYFHQGSAESEISPLLTAREYYLKKFPTLPQIGAIY from the coding sequence ATGGACTTTGAACAAATGATGCTAAACGATCGGGCTTATCAATATTTTCGGATTTATAGTACGCTGATTTCAATGCGTGCGAGGGTTTATTCGATTAATGACATTGCTCAACGTGTCGACCTACCTTACCCTAAGGCTTACAAATTAACTCAAGGTTTGGTTGATGAATTAGCCCTGATCGATCCTAAAGCAGATTCATTGATTGCTGACAATGGTAGCTTAGATACAACTAATTTAACGGTTGACCTTAACACCTTACGTTATCATCTAATCTCTAATCAGCTACCTTACCAAGCCATCTATTACTTGATCACCGAAGACGAACCATCGATCGATGATTTCTGTAAACGCTATGAAACAAGTCGGGCAACTGTTTTTCGTAAAATCAAGCCTTTAAATGACCAATTACACAACTTTGGCTTACATTTTACCTTTAGTCATATGAATATTGTTGGTGACGAACGTAAGACAATTCTCTTCTTGTTCTGTATTTTCCGTTTAGCCACTGAAGGCGTGATCTGGCCATTTGGCGAACATCTCCAAACGATTGCACTTAAAGTTCGGGATCAATTTATGACCCGGATACAAGTTCCCAGTGAGTGGGAAAATTCTGATGTTTTCCCATTAATTTTAGCAATTGCCAGCTTACGGATGCGTCAGGGTAATTATGTAGAAGACGACGAACGCTATAAGATCTTGATAGACAACAATGAAAATTACGATCCACGTTTATTGGATTCTGAATTGATTTCCCAGCGTCATTATCCCGACCTGACCAATGATCGAAAACAGGCAATGTTGCACTTTGGCTACCAATTATTGAACATCTTGCCTGTTTTCCGGAAAGTAGATCGTTATTTACAGACCACATTAGATTATTGCTACAGTCGGAATAATATTGTTTGGCAATTTGCTACTGAATTTCTTAATTACATGCAGGAAAAAAGCTTTAGGATGCCTAACCGTTTAGTACTCGATAAAGTTCTGGTAGGTAACGTGATCAATGTTGCCTTAACAGGGTACGTATTTGACGGGGTTATGCCAACTTTATCGATCATCGCCAATTCTGAACGTAATATTTTAACTGGCGGCTACGATTATGCTGATCTCTATCATGAAATCGGTACTTATATCGACAACTTACCTGAAAAATACGCTGACTTCCATGGTGATCGTGAACAGATGGTACAATCCTTATATCATCTGTTATTACCGGTCTATGCTGAATACAAAGAAGAATATCATATCCGGGTTGGCTTAATGGTACCAGGAGATAGCATGCTTTATCGGCGTTACCTAGATCTTTATAGTGGTTTTAACTACATCGATATTGAACCTTATGATGCCACTGACTTTGCTGACTATGATCTGATCTTCACTTCATCGATCTCCTTCTATCTTGACGTCAAGAATCATGCAGATAAGCGGGTTTGCTATTTCCATCAAGGCTCCGCTGAATCAGAAATTTCACCACTATTGACAGCGCGTGAATACTACCTCAAGAAATTCCCAACGTTACCACAAATCGGTGCCATTTATTAA